From Nicotiana tabacum cultivar K326 chromosome 20, ASM71507v2, whole genome shotgun sequence, one genomic window encodes:
- the LOC107794529 gene encoding uncharacterized protein LOC107794529 — MSRVFDSRNGLILIWMVFLLASVMLVYPIEGLNAEGIYLLELKKNIIDKFNYLENWNSSDETPCKWKGVNCTSDYNPVVQILDLRSMNLSGSLSSSIGGLVCLTVLDLSYNEFTGNIPKEIGNCSKLQSLQLNDNDFYGQIPAELYNLSYLEELNLFNNMISGPISEEFGKLSSLVSFVAYTNNIIGPLPRSLGNLKTMITFRVGQNLLSGSLPAEIGDCLNLQVLGLAQNNIGGNIPKELGMLSSLKQLVLWDNQLSGYIPKELGNCTRLELFALYQNNLVGEIPVEIGKLKFLKRLYLYRNGLSGTIPRVIGNLSSALEIDFSENYIIGEIPTEFSQIKGLKLLYLFKNQLKGAIPQELTSLRKLEHLDLSINYLTGPIPFAFQYLTELVQLQLFQNSLSGSIPQHLGIYGRLWVVDLSNNYLTGTIPPNICRNSDLILLNLGSNNLHGDIPPSVINCVSLVQLRLNGNWLQGKFPSDVCKLRNLSALELGQNTFGGLIPPEIGNCQNLQRLDLSGNYFTHELPNEIGNLQKLVTFNVSSNLLTGQVPPKILKCKALQRLDLSKNSFCGTVPDEIGKLAQLERLLVSENKFYGKIPAALGRLSRLTELQMGGNSYSGEIPPELGNLTGLQIAMNLSYNNLSGTIPPKLGNLILLEYLYLNNNHLTGEIPITFQYLTGLMGCNFSYNNLTGPLPDIPLFQNMDVSSFIGNKGLCGGLLGECNESPSLNSDPVVESAGAPRGNIVTIIVATVVGGVSLVLILGVLYLMRRNPVQMVESIKDMDASFPGSGIYFPPEEEFTFQDLVDATNNFHDSYIVGRGAVGTVYKAVMQSGKTIAVKKLASNRECNNIEKSFRAEITTLGKIRHRNIVKLYGFCYHQGSNLLLYEYMAKGSLGELLHSTSCSLEWPIRFKIALGAAEGLSYLHHDCKPQIIHRDIKSNNILLDEKLEAHVGDFGLAKVVDVPQNKSMSAIAGSYGYIAPEYAYTMKVTEKSDIYSYGVVLLELLTGKTPVQPLDEGGDLVTWVRHYIRDHSLTPGILDSRLDLTDKTTVNHMLTVLKIALVCTSMSPVDRPSMREVVLMLIESDEQEGNFILSQV; from the exons ATGTCTCGGGTATTTGACTCAAGAAATGGGCTAATTCTGATTTGGATGGTTTTCTTGTTGGCTTCTGTGATGTTGGTTTATCCTATAGAAGGATTGAATGCTGAAGGAATTTACCTACTTGAGTTGAAGAAGAATATAATCGATAAGTTTAACTATCTTGAGAATTGGAATTCTAGTGATGAGACACCATGTAAGTGGAAAGGTGTAAATTGCACTTCTGATTATAATCCAGTTGTGCAAATTCTTGATCTGAGGTCTATGAATCTTTCTGGCTCTTTGAGTTCTAGTATTGGCGGTCTTGTATGTTTAACCGTTCTTGACTTGTCTTACAATGAATTCACTGGAAATATTCCGAAAGAAATAGGAAATTGCTCGAAATTGCAGAGTCTCCAACTCAATGATAATGATTTCTATGGCCAGATTCCTGCTGAATTGTATAACCTTTCTTATTTGGAAGAGTTAAATTTGTTCAATAACATGATATCTGGTCCTATTTCAGAGGAGTTTGGGAAACTCTCTTCTCTAGTTTCTTTTGTTGCATACACCAATAATATCATCGGTCCACTCCCTCGATCACTTGGGAATCTGAAAACAATGATAACGTTTCGAGTGGGGCAGAATTTACTCTCTGGAAGCTTACCCGCGGAGATTGGTGATTGCCTGAACTTACAAGTTCTTGGTCTGGCACAAAATAATATTGGAGGAAATATACCCAAAGAGCTCGGTATGCTTAGTAGTTTGAAACAACTTGTACTTTGGGACAATCAATTATCTGGCTATATTCCAAAGGAACTCGGAAATTGTACAAGACTTGAACTGTTTGCTTTATACCAGAACAACCTGGTTGGAGAAATTCCTGTTGAGATAGGTAAGCTCAAATTTCTCAAGAGGTTATACCTATACCGGAATGGATTAAGTGGTACTATTCCAAGGGTTATTGGGAATCTTTCTTCGGCATTAGAAATTGATTTCTCAGAAAACTATATAATTGGAGAAATACCAACTGAGTTCAGTCAAATAAAGGGCCTGAAATTGTTGTATCTTTtcaaaaaccagctcaaaggTGCCATACCTCAAGAACTTACTAGTTTAAGAAAATTGGAACATCTTGATCTGTCGATTAACTACTTAACAGGCCCTATTCCATTTGCATTTCAGTATCTGACTGAATTGGTTCAGTTACAGCTCTTTCAGAACTCTTTAAGTGGTAGTATTCCTCAACATCTCGGGATTTATGGCCGACTTTGGGTTGTTGATTTATCTAACAACTACCTCACAGGAACAATCCCTCCAAATATTTGTAGGAATTCCGATTTGATTTTGCTAAATCTTGGCTCAAATAACTTGCACGGAGACATTCCACCTAGTGTTATTAACTGTGTCTCGTTGGTACAACTTCGTCTTAATGGCAACTGGCTACAAGGGAAATTTCCTTCTGATGTGTGCAAATTGAGGAATTTATCTGCTCTTGAATTAGGCCAGAACACGTTCGGTGGTTTAATACCTCCTGAGATTGGAAACTGTCAAAATTTGCAAAGACTTGATTTGTCAGGCAACTATTTCACACATGAGTTGCCAAATGAGATAGGGAATCTTCAAAAACTTGTAACTTTTAATGTCTCATCTAATTTGCTGACTGGTCAAGTACCACCAAAAATTCTGAAATGCAAGGCGCTACAACGACTTGATCTCAGCAAGAACAGCTTTTGTGGTACTGTACCTGATGAAATTGGAAAACTGGCGCAGCTAGAACGCCTTTTGGTTTCAGAAAATAAGTTTTATGGAAAGATACCAGCAGCATTGGGGAGGCTTTCGCGTTTGACTGAGCTGCAGATGGGTGGAAATTCATATTCAGGTGAAATACCACCAGAATTAGGTAATCTTACTGGTTTACAGATCGCGATGAATCTTAGTTACAACAATCTCTCTGGTACAATACCACCTAAGCTTGGCAATCTTATTCTACTAGAGTATCTCTATCTCAACAATAATCATCTCACTGGTGAAATACCGATCACATTCCAATACCTGACCGGTCTAATGGGCTGTAACTTTTCATACAATAACCTCACCGGTCCACTGCCAGATATACCGCTGTTTCAAAATATGGATGTCAGTAGCTTTATTGGAAACAAAGGTCTTTGCGGTGGGCTTCTAGGTGAATGTAATGAATCTCCATCTTTAAATTCTGATCCTGTAGTCGAAAGTGCAGGTGCTCCTAGAGGGAATATTGTTACTATTATTGTTGCGACTGTTGTTGGTGGTGTTTCTCTTGTTTTGATTTTAGGTGTTTTATATTTGATGAGGCGGAATCCAGTTCAGATGGTTGAATCCATCAAAGATATGGACGCGTCATTTCCAGGTTCGGGCATATATTTCCCTCCCGAAGAGGAATTCACTTTCCAAGACTTGGTTGACGCGACAAACAATTTTCATGACAGTTATATTGTTGGGAGAGGAGCTGTAGGGACAGTTTATAAGGCTGTGATGCAGTCTGGGAAAACGATTGCGGTTAAGAAGCTGGCTTCTAACAGAGAGTGTAATAACATAGAAAAGAGTTTCCGAGCAGAGATTACAACACTGGGAAAGATCAGGCATCGTAACATTGTAAAACTCTATGGCTTTTGCTATCATCAGGGTTCTAATCTGCTTCTTTACGAGTACATGGCGAAAGGTAGCTTAGGTGAATTGCTTCATAGTACATCCTGTAGCTTGGAGTGGCCGATACGCTTTAAAATAGCTCTTGGGGCAGCTGAAGGCCTATCTTACTTACATCACGATTGCAAGCCACAGATCATCCACCGCGATATAAAGTCCAATAATATATTGCTTGATGAGAAGTTAGAAGCTCACGTTGGTGATTTTGGCCTAGCTAAAGTTGTTGACGTGCCTCAAAATAAGTCTATGTCTGCAATTGCTGGATCATACGGCTACATTGCCCCTG AATATGCTTACACAATGAAAGTAACAGAAAAAAGCGATATCTATAGTTATGGAGTCGTCCTTTTGGAGTTGCTAACTGGAAAAACACCTGTACAGCCACTAGATGAAGGAGGTGATCTTGTCACCTGGGTGAGGCATTATATTCGGGACCATTCGTTAACGCCAGGGATACTTGACAGCAGATTGGATTTAACCGATAAAACTACTGTAAATCATATGCTTACAGTTTTGAAAATTGCTTTAGTGTGCACTAGTATGTCACCAGTTGATCGTCCTTCAATGCGTGAGGTCGTGTTAATGTTGATTGAGTCTGATGAGCAAGAAGGTAACTTCATCTTGTCTCAAGTTTAA